The following is a genomic window from Desulfonatronum thiosulfatophilum.
TTCCCTGGCATGAGGGATGGGAGACCGGGAAAAATAAAGTGCTCGTCCCCGCCCGTCCAGAACCACTTTGACCACGTCCGGGTTGCGGGCCTCTTCGGCATCTACGCGTCTGGCCAGGGTGGCGACCTGGGTCTCGGGGTCCGTGAACGGCGTGAGCAGGCAGGAGAGCAGGTCCGGATGCAGGGCCGGTTCATCCCCCTGGATGTTTACCACGACGCTGTTCTCGGATAACCCGAGAGCCTCGGCGGCTTCAAGTACCCGATCCGTGCCGCTGGGATGGTCCGCGCGGGTCATCAGCGCCGGTATGTCGCAGGCGCGGGCAGCCTCCAAAATACGGGAGTCATCCGTAGCCAGAGTGACGGTGCGCAGAGCCGGACAGGCTCGTGCCCGCTGATAGACATGCCAGAACATGGGCCGGCCCAGAATGTCGGCCAGAGGTTTGCCCGGAAAGCGGGATGAAGCGAATCGGGCCGGTATGATTCCGTGGCAGTTCGGCAGATCGGGCTGGATGCTCATGCCGGAGATGAGAGTATTCTGTGATGCACCGTGGGCGCGGCGATAAAGCTCTGGTTGTCGATTTCGCGGATGGCCGCCTGGACATCCTGGGCCTGAGCCTTGTGGGTGACGAAGACCACGGGCACGCTGCGGCCGGCGGGGGAGCCTTTCTGGACGACCTGGGCAATGCTGATGTTGCGCTGCCCAAGGACTCCGGCAATGCTCGCCAGGACCCCGGGGCGGTCAAGTACCGAAAAGCGGAAGTAATGGCGGGAGCTGACCAGTTCCGGGGCGAGGATGCTGGCCATGGGCAGCATTGCGTTCTGGAAGCCGGTATTGTTCGGGGTGCGGCCGTTGCGCGCCAGGTTCATGATGTCCGCCAGTACGGCGCTGCCGGTGGGCAGGTCGCCGGCGCCCTGGCCGTAGAGCATGATCGGTCCCACTGCGTCGCCGTCCAGTAAGATGGCGTTGAAGGCTCCATCCACTTTGCCCAGAATGGATTCCCGGCGGACAAGGGCGGTGAAAACCCCGGCGTCCAGGAGACCATTGGTTTCCCGGACCTGGGCAATGAGCTTGATGCGGTAGCCGAATTCGTCGGCAAATGCGATATCTTGGGGATCAACATGAGTGATGCCCGTCACCGGCAGCCTGGACAGCGGGTAGTCCTGGCCGTGAGCCAGACGGATCAGCAGGATCAGCTTGTGGGCTGCGTCCATGCCCTCAATGTCCAGAGTCGGATCGGCTTCGGCATACCCCTTGACCTGGGCCTGATGCAACGCGGACTGGAAATCCAGCCCCCGGGAGGTCATTTCGGAAAGGATGAAGTTGGCCGTGCCGTTGAGTATGCCCGTCAGGACTTTGATTTGGTTGCCGGCAAGCCCTTCCTTGAGCGTCTGGACAATGGGGATGCCCCCGGCGATGCTGGCTTCATAGCCGAGCCCGACCTGGTTTTCGGCAGCCAAGGCAAAGAGTTCGTTGCCCTGATGGGCCAGCAGGGCTTTGTTGGCCGTGACCACATGCCGCCCGGAACGCAATGCGCCGGTAATCAACTCGTAAGCCGTATCCTGGCCGCCCATCAATTCCACGATGATGTCCAATTCCGGATCCCCGAGCAGATCCTGGACGTCGGAGGTCAGCCTGATGTCTGCATTTTCGGGGAGATCGCGTTTCTTGGACGGGTCGCGAACCAGGGCCGTCTTGATCTCCACGCGCCGTCCGAGGCGCCGTTCGATCCAGTCTGCGTTGGAGGCGAGAATCTTGGCCAGCCCCGTTCCCACGGTGCCCAGGCCTGCAAGCCCCAGACGGATCAACTCTCCGGACATGATTCCCCCGTAATGACCTTGCGCAACCCGCGGATTGCCTGATTGATGCGGTGCCGGTTTTCCACCAGGGCGAACCGGACATGATCGTCGCCGTAGTTTCCGAAGCCCAAGCCAGGGGAAACGGCCACCTTGCCTTCTCGCAACAGAAGCTTGGAAAACTCGACCGATCCCATTTTGCGGAACTCTTCGGGAATCTGAGCCCAAACGAACATTGTTCCCTTGGGGGAGGGGACATCCCAGCCGATGCGGTGCAGACCTTCGATCAAGGCGTCGCGTCGATCCTTGTAGGTGGTGACGATTTCCTCGACGCAATCCTGGGGGCCGTTGAGGGCAATGATCGCGGCGATCTGGACGGGCTGGAACATGCCGTAGTCCAGGTAGCTCTTGATGCGGGTCAACGCCTGGACCATGTCCCGGTTGCCCACGCAGAAGCCCACCCGCCAGCCGGCCATGGAATAGCTCTTGGACAAGGAAAAGAATTCCACGCCCACGTCCTTGGCGCCCTTGGCCTGCAGAAAGCTGGGCGCCTGGTAGCCGTCAAAGGTCAGGTCGGCATAAGCCAGATCGTGGATGACGTACATCTTATGTTCCTTGGCAAAGTCCACGATCTTTTCAAAGAAAGCCAGATCCACGCATTCGGTGGTGGGGTTGTGGGGATAGGAGATGATCAGCACCTTGGGTTGCGGCCAGGTTTGCCGTGTGGCCACCATCAAGTCCTCGAAAAAGTCGCGATCCCGTCCGATGGGAATTCTACGGACATCCGCACCGGCAATGATCGCTGAAAAGGGATGGATGGGATATGTCGGATCCTGGGCGAAAACCACGTCGCCGGGACTGAGCATGACCATGGCCAGGTGGGCAAGACCTTCCTTGGCGCCGAGAGTGGCCACGGCTTCCTGATCCGGGTTGAGTTCGACGCCGAACCTGCGCCAATACCAGTCGCAAATAGCCAGGCGGAGCTTGGGAATGCCCTTGGATGCGGAATAGCGGTGGTTTGTGGCCTTCTGCGCGGCTTCGCAGAGTTTGTCCACGATGTGCTTGGGCGTAGCCAGATCCGGATTGCCCATCCCAAGGTCAATGATGTCCTCCCCTTGGTGACGCATTCGGGCCTTGAGTTCGTTGACCACTGCGAAAACATAAGGGGGCAGTCTCTGTACGCGAGGAAATTGTTCCATGAATCGCCTGCTGTGGGTAAGATGTCCAGGAATAAACCGGTCGTGGAATGTATCCGCGAGGAGTGGTTCTGTCAAAGGCAATGTACTGCGTCGATTGCGTTAGCCATTAAAATGATGGAAGTGCGGTGCATGGAAAGTGGTGGAGAGTGAAGACGCAAAGAAACTTGACCTGAATTTCGAATTTGAGTAGGTGTGATCGTCTTTGGGGAGAGGTGGCCGAGCAGGACGAAGGCGCTCGCCTGCTAAGCGAGTATAGGGGCTAAAACTTCTATCGAGGGTTCAAATCCCTCCCTCTCCGCCAAATTTCTTCATTTTTTTACAAATTTTTTGATAATTCGTCAGAACCGTTTCAGCCAAGGCTGGAACGGTTTTTGTTTTTGAATCCGAAGCAGCGACTCGCCCTGAGTCAGTGTTTTCCTGTCTTCGCGCCTTACTATCTCCTGGGATGACAGCTCATTCAAAAGGCCATCAAGCATCAACTGAATCCTCGAAGGCGGGAATCCAGTCTTCTGATGTGAAGTACATGCC
Proteins encoded in this region:
- the kdsB gene encoding 3-deoxy-manno-octulosonate cytidylyltransferase, whose translation is MSIQPDLPNCHGIIPARFASSRFPGKPLADILGRPMFWHVYQRARACPALRTVTLATDDSRILEAARACDIPALMTRADHPSGTDRVLEAAEALGLSENSVVVNIQGDEPALHPDLLSCLLTPFTDPETQVATLARRVDAEEARNPDVVKVVLDGRGRALYFSRSPIPHAREGVATCLGHIGLYAFRMRALRKFVALGPGKLEQIEKLEQLRLLEAAIPIHVLLTDHGALGVDRPEDIPRACSMLHDLGFD
- a CDS encoding homoserine dehydrogenase, coding for MSGELIRLGLAGLGTVGTGLAKILASNADWIERRLGRRVEIKTALVRDPSKKRDLPENADIRLTSDVQDLLGDPELDIIVELMGGQDTAYELITGALRSGRHVVTANKALLAHQGNELFALAAENQVGLGYEASIAGGIPIVQTLKEGLAGNQIKVLTGILNGTANFILSEMTSRGLDFQSALHQAQVKGYAEADPTLDIEGMDAAHKLILLIRLAHGQDYPLSRLPVTGITHVDPQDIAFADEFGYRIKLIAQVRETNGLLDAGVFTALVRRESILGKVDGAFNAILLDGDAVGPIMLYGQGAGDLPTGSAVLADIMNLARNGRTPNNTGFQNAMLPMASILAPELVSSRHYFRFSVLDRPGVLASIAGVLGQRNISIAQVVQKGSPAGRSVPVVFVTHKAQAQDVQAAIREIDNQSFIAAPTVHHRILSSPA
- a CDS encoding aminotransferase class I/II-fold pyridoxal phosphate-dependent enzyme, giving the protein MEQFPRVQRLPPYVFAVVNELKARMRHQGEDIIDLGMGNPDLATPKHIVDKLCEAAQKATNHRYSASKGIPKLRLAICDWYWRRFGVELNPDQEAVATLGAKEGLAHLAMVMLSPGDVVFAQDPTYPIHPFSAIIAGADVRRIPIGRDRDFFEDLMVATRQTWPQPKVLIISYPHNPTTECVDLAFFEKIVDFAKEHKMYVIHDLAYADLTFDGYQAPSFLQAKGAKDVGVEFFSLSKSYSMAGWRVGFCVGNRDMVQALTRIKSYLDYGMFQPVQIAAIIALNGPQDCVEEIVTTYKDRRDALIEGLHRIGWDVPSPKGTMFVWAQIPEEFRKMGSVEFSKLLLREGKVAVSPGLGFGNYGDDHVRFALVENRHRINQAIRGLRKVITGESCPES